One window from the genome of Spiractinospora alimapuensis encodes:
- a CDS encoding ABC transporter ATP-binding protein codes for MSMEIAAWNTLYNGMHEDQDRRPFSPATLRRIAVFARPHARMISVFLVVSVLLAILAVATPVLAGRVVDAIVGGEAVSVVVVLAVVIAAIAIGEAAFGLLERWLSSRIGEDLILDLRTTVYDHVQRMPVAFFTRTRTGALVSRLNNDVIGAQRAFSSVLSGVVANLVTLLLTVAVMITLSPVLTLLALGLLPLFLLPARRMGRRLARLEREAANHNAVMGSQMTERFSAPGATLVKLFGRPEVESARFAERATRVRDIGVRTAMVETVFITALTLVSALALALVYGVGGAFALSGGLEAGAVVSLALLLTRLYAPLTALANARVEIMGALVSFQRVFEVVDLPPLIEEAPDAREVPEGPVSVEFDDVHFAYPAPDQVSLASLEEVAVLDSRGGEEVLGGVSFSVPAGQTVALVGASGAGKSTVASLVPRLYDVSSGAVRLGGVDVRGLTGAAIRESVGMVTQDGHLFHDSVRENLLVADPAASEEELWDALGRARLAELVEALPQGLDTVVGDRGYRLSGGERQRLTIARLLLAGQRVVILDEATAHLDSTSEARVQEALGEALRGRTAVVIAHRLSTVRAADQILVLEAGEIVERGTHEELLAVGGRYRELYETQFADSPSAEGARVGGAEVTAG; via the coding sequence ATGAGCATGGAGATCGCGGCGTGGAACACGCTGTACAACGGGATGCACGAGGATCAGGACCGGCGCCCCTTCTCCCCCGCCACACTGCGTCGTATCGCCGTGTTCGCCCGGCCACACGCCCGGATGATCAGCGTGTTCCTGGTGGTCAGCGTCCTGCTCGCGATACTCGCGGTGGCGACCCCGGTGCTGGCGGGCCGCGTCGTGGACGCCATCGTGGGCGGCGAGGCGGTCTCGGTCGTCGTGGTCCTCGCGGTGGTGATCGCGGCCATCGCGATCGGCGAGGCCGCGTTCGGTCTGCTGGAACGGTGGCTGTCCTCCCGGATCGGTGAGGACCTCATCCTGGACCTACGCACCACGGTCTATGATCACGTGCAGCGCATGCCCGTCGCATTCTTCACCCGAACCCGCACCGGGGCCCTGGTCAGCCGCCTCAACAACGACGTCATCGGCGCGCAGCGCGCGTTCTCCTCCGTGCTGTCGGGCGTCGTCGCCAACCTCGTCACGCTGCTTCTGACGGTGGCGGTGATGATCACGCTGTCGCCGGTGCTCACGCTTCTCGCCCTGGGGCTGCTCCCGCTGTTCCTGCTGCCCGCACGGCGGATGGGGCGCCGGCTGGCGCGGTTGGAGCGGGAGGCGGCCAACCACAACGCGGTCATGGGTAGCCAGATGACGGAACGATTCTCCGCGCCCGGCGCCACGTTGGTGAAGCTGTTCGGGCGTCCGGAGGTGGAGTCCGCGCGTTTCGCGGAGCGCGCCACTCGGGTGCGTGACATCGGGGTGCGCACGGCGATGGTGGAGACGGTGTTCATCACGGCGTTGACGCTGGTGTCGGCGTTGGCGCTGGCGTTGGTGTACGGGGTTGGGGGCGCGTTCGCCCTGTCCGGCGGGCTCGAGGCGGGGGCGGTGGTGTCGCTGGCGTTGTTGTTGACCCGGTTGTACGCGCCGCTGACGGCGTTGGCCAACGCCCGGGTGGAGATCATGGGGGCGTTGGTGAGTTTCCAGCGGGTGTTCGAGGTGGTGGACCTGCCGCCGCTGATCGAGGAGGCGCCGGACGCGCGGGAGGTTCCCGAGGGCCCGGTGTCGGTGGAGTTCGACGACGTCCACTTCGCCTACCCCGCGCCGGACCAGGTGTCGTTGGCGTCGTTGGAGGAGGTCGCGGTGTTGGACTCGCGGGGTGGTGAGGAGGTGCTGGGCGGGGTGTCGTTCAGCGTGCCCGCGGGGCAGACGGTGGCGTTGGTGGGCGCGTCGGGTGCGGGGAAGTCGACGGTGGCGTCGTTGGTGCCGCGGCTGTATGACGTGAGTTCGGGTGCGGTGCGTCTGGGGGGTGTGGACGTGCGGGGGTTGACGGGGGCGGCGATCCGGGAGTCGGTGGGGATGGTGACCCAGGATGGGCACTTGTTCCATGACTCGGTGCGGGAGAACTTGTTGGTCGCGGATCCGGCGGCGAGCGAGGAGGAGTTGTGGGACGCGTTGGGGCGTGCGCGGTTGGCGGAGTTGGTGGAGGCGTTGCCGCAGGGGTTGGACACGGTGGTCGGTGATCGGGGGTACCGGTTGTCGGGTGGTGAGCGGCAGCGGTTGACGATCGCGCGGTTGTTGTTGGCGGGGCAGCGGGTGGTGATCCTGGATGAGGCGACGGCGCACCTGGATTCGACGTCGGAGGCGCGGGTGCAGGAGGCGTTGGGTGAGGCGCTTCGGGGGCGGACGGCGGTGGTGATCGCGCATCGGTTGTCGACGGTGCGGGCGGCGGACCAGATTCTGGTGTTGGAGGCGGGAGAGATCGTGGAGCGTGGCACGCACGAGGAGTTGCTCGCGGTGGGGGGTCGTTACCGGGAGTTGTATGAGACGCAGTTCGCCGACTCGCCTTCTGCTGAGGGGGCGCGGGTCGGGGGTGCGGAGGTCACGGCCGGGTAG
- the mmuM gene encoding homocysteine S-methyltransferase produces the protein MATTAPHTTILDGGLATHLETLGADLNDELWSARLLTTDPDLIRRTHRDYFRAGAHVAITASYQATPHNLRTHTTDPPEHLLRLSVDLARQARDDHGSGLVAASIGPYGAALADGSEYTGDYGLDTDELTRWHHDRWQILADTPADLLACETIPSYPEALALARLMDTTPERPTWISFSCRDDTHINDGTSIATAVTAFARFADQPTLRAVGVNCTDPHHVPNLVKHITRVLPTTPVVVYPNSGETWAPRTRTWHGTAEPERFAAAAGEWRRLGATHIGGCCRTTPEHIRALRERLTR, from the coding sequence ATGGCCACCACCGCACCGCACACCACCATCCTCGACGGCGGCCTCGCCACCCACCTCGAGACACTCGGCGCCGACCTCAACGACGAACTCTGGTCCGCGCGCCTCCTCACCACCGACCCCGACCTCATCCGCCGCACGCACCGTGACTACTTCCGCGCCGGAGCCCACGTCGCCATCACCGCCTCCTACCAGGCCACCCCCCACAACCTTCGGACCCACACGACCGACCCGCCCGAGCACCTGCTGCGTCTAAGCGTCGACCTCGCCCGCCAGGCCCGCGACGACCACGGGAGCGGACTCGTCGCCGCCAGCATCGGCCCCTACGGGGCGGCCCTCGCCGACGGATCGGAGTACACCGGCGACTACGGCCTCGACACCGACGAACTGACCCGCTGGCACCACGACCGGTGGCAGATCCTGGCCGACACCCCGGCCGACCTCCTCGCCTGCGAAACCATCCCCAGCTATCCGGAGGCGCTCGCCCTCGCCCGCCTCATGGACACCACTCCCGAACGTCCTACCTGGATCAGCTTCTCCTGCCGCGACGACACGCACATCAACGACGGAACTTCGATCGCGACCGCCGTCACCGCGTTCGCCCGATTCGCCGACCAGCCCACCCTGCGCGCGGTCGGCGTCAACTGCACCGACCCACACCACGTCCCGAACCTGGTCAAACACATCACCCGTGTGCTGCCCACGACACCCGTGGTCGTCTACCCCAACTCCGGCGAGACCTGGGCCCCCCGAACCCGAACCTGGCACGGGACAGCCGAACCGGAGCGGTTCGCCGCGGCGGCAGGGGAGTGGCGGCGGCTCGGCGCGACCCACATCGGCGGGTGCTGCCGCACGACGCCCGAACACATCCGCGCCCTGCGGGAACGTCTCACTCGGTGA
- a CDS encoding exodeoxyribonuclease III: MVSTVNVNGLRAAARKGLVEWLAATEAEVVCFQETRAELDQLPPEVGAPEGWHVELAPAADRGRAGVAVYSRGKPDAVRVGFGVAEFAESGRYLEVDVGSVTVASLYLPSGEVGTARQEEKERFMAAFLPYLVERRDWAASGGRDFVVCGDWNIAHREADLRNWRNNRKNAGFLPEERAWMTRVFDEVGLVDVVRSLYPEQEGPYSWWSYRGRAFDNDTGWRIDYQVASSGLAGRAEAAWVERAASHAERWSDHAPVTVRYSGV; encoded by the coding sequence ATTGTTTCGACGGTGAATGTGAACGGGCTGCGGGCGGCTGCGCGTAAGGGCCTGGTGGAGTGGTTGGCGGCGACCGAGGCCGAGGTGGTGTGTTTCCAGGAGACCCGGGCGGAGTTGGATCAGTTGCCGCCGGAGGTGGGTGCGCCGGAGGGGTGGCACGTGGAGTTGGCGCCGGCGGCGGATCGGGGTCGGGCCGGGGTGGCGGTGTACTCGCGGGGGAAGCCGGACGCGGTGCGGGTGGGGTTCGGTGTGGCGGAGTTCGCCGAGTCGGGCCGCTACCTGGAGGTCGACGTGGGGTCGGTGACGGTGGCGAGTCTGTATCTGCCGTCGGGTGAGGTGGGGACCGCGCGGCAGGAGGAGAAGGAGCGGTTCATGGCGGCGTTCCTTCCCTATCTCGTGGAGCGGCGGGATTGGGCCGCGTCGGGTGGTCGGGATTTCGTGGTGTGTGGGGATTGGAATATCGCGCACCGCGAGGCGGATTTGCGTAATTGGCGTAACAATCGGAAGAACGCTGGGTTTCTTCCGGAGGAACGTGCGTGGATGACGCGGGTTTTCGACGAGGTGGGTTTGGTGGACGTGGTGCGGTCGCTGTATCCGGAGCAGGAGGGGCCGTATTCGTGGTGGTCGTATCGGGGTCGGGCTTTCGACAACGACACCGGGTGGCGGATCGACTATCAGGTGGCGTCGTCGGGGCTGGCGGGGCGGGCTGAGGCGGCGTGGGTGGAGCGTGCGGCGAGTCATGCGGAGCGGTGGTCGGATCACGCGCCGGTGACGGTGCGGTATTCCGGGGTGTGA
- a CDS encoding alpha/beta fold hydrolase, with protein sequence MGMPVVFVHGMRVSGSMWRPQVEALRAQGRRVVAVDLPGHGVRRGDRFTVEGATAAVAEAVDGVGGRAVVVGLSLGGFVGIATAARYPERVAGLVAVSCTAQPVNLLARMYRFPVQVFDRLPGRGAVAVNERLFKFMASGEGADVALEGGFAVEAAQDVIEEVRVLDVVGLLAGYSGPVWLINGARDHFRIHEKRFLAACEDGRLLVVPRAGHMVSLDRPEEFTTLVADAVDVVSARGGGVESRRVSPPS encoded by the coding sequence ATGGGGATGCCGGTCGTCTTTGTGCACGGGATGCGGGTTTCGGGGAGTATGTGGCGTCCCCAGGTGGAGGCGTTGCGGGCGCAGGGGCGGCGGGTGGTGGCCGTGGATCTGCCGGGTCATGGGGTGCGGCGGGGCGATCGGTTCACGGTGGAGGGTGCGACGGCGGCGGTCGCGGAGGCGGTGGATGGGGTCGGGGGCCGCGCGGTGGTGGTGGGTTTGTCGTTGGGTGGGTTCGTGGGGATCGCGACGGCGGCTCGGTATCCGGAGCGGGTGGCGGGGTTGGTGGCGGTGTCGTGTACCGCGCAGCCGGTGAACTTGTTGGCGCGGATGTACCGGTTTCCGGTGCAGGTGTTCGACCGGTTGCCGGGGCGGGGGGCGGTGGCGGTGAACGAGCGGCTGTTCAAGTTCATGGCCTCGGGTGAGGGTGCGGACGTGGCGTTGGAGGGCGGGTTCGCGGTTGAGGCGGCCCAGGACGTCATCGAGGAGGTGCGGGTGTTGGATGTCGTGGGGTTGTTGGCGGGGTACTCGGGGCCGGTGTGGTTGATCAACGGGGCGCGGGATCACTTCCGGATTCACGAGAAGCGGTTCTTGGCGGCGTGTGAGGACGGTCGGTTGTTGGTGGTGCCGAGGGCGGGGCACATGGTGAGTCTGGATCGGCCGGAGGAGTTCACGACGTTGGTGGCCGACGCGGTGGATGTGGTGTCGGCGCGTGGTGGTGGGGTGGAGTCGCGTCGGGTGTCTCCCCCCAGTTGA
- a CDS encoding DUF1624 domain-containing protein has protein sequence MSVRQSVVGSVVEGASAARDADRLVGIDIARGVAILGMFVVHVGLGWTLASGENALYGVVAGRAAALFAVLAGVSMALLSGGSRPKRGDAERGVALWRIVLRGLLILPVGVGLALLGTGVSVILAYYAVFFVLAVVFLAERWRVVALTAVVLGVVGPVVSFFVRRAVEGEGPAASVVGVVNGFDPLERVSGEGVVDLLLTGAYPALTWLPFVLVGLALGRLDLWSTRVRWWLVGVGVGVATVAYAVSWFVLRQGAVLERLAASENPETGAEFGAAGVAQALYEGFSGTVPVSEWMWLLVAAPHSGTPFEVFGAGGIAVALLGVCLLVGPYLRGVGYPLAAVGACALTVYVGHIVVIWVTDNGWLSGTPLWWAQAEVAWTVLLGSLVFATVWRLLVGRGPLEGPLSVASSWAARRIP, from the coding sequence GTGAGCGTGCGACAGAGTGTGGTCGGTTCGGTTGTGGAGGGTGCGTCGGCGGCGCGGGACGCGGATCGGTTGGTGGGGATCGATATCGCGCGGGGTGTGGCGATCCTAGGCATGTTCGTGGTGCATGTGGGCCTGGGGTGGACGTTGGCCTCTGGGGAGAACGCGCTGTACGGGGTGGTGGCGGGGCGCGCGGCGGCGTTGTTCGCCGTGTTGGCCGGAGTGTCGATGGCGTTGCTGTCCGGGGGGTCGCGGCCGAAGCGGGGGGACGCGGAGCGTGGGGTGGCGTTGTGGCGGATCGTGCTGCGCGGGTTGCTGATCCTGCCGGTGGGCGTTGGCTTGGCGCTGTTGGGCACCGGGGTGTCGGTGATCTTGGCCTACTACGCGGTGTTCTTCGTGTTGGCGGTGGTGTTCCTGGCGGAGCGGTGGCGCGTGGTGGCGTTGACCGCGGTGGTGCTGGGTGTGGTGGGGCCGGTGGTGTCGTTCTTCGTGCGGCGCGCGGTGGAGGGTGAGGGGCCCGCGGCGTCGGTTGTGGGGGTGGTGAACGGGTTCGACCCGCTGGAGCGTGTCTCTGGTGAGGGTGTGGTGGACCTGTTGTTGACGGGGGCGTATCCGGCGTTGACGTGGTTGCCGTTCGTGTTGGTGGGGTTGGCGTTGGGGCGGCTGGATCTGTGGTCGACGCGGGTGCGGTGGTGGCTGGTTGGTGTGGGCGTGGGGGTTGCCACGGTCGCGTACGCGGTGTCGTGGTTCGTGTTGCGTCAGGGGGCGGTGCTGGAGCGGCTGGCGGCGAGCGAGAATCCGGAGACGGGGGCGGAGTTCGGTGCCGCGGGGGTCGCTCAGGCCCTGTACGAGGGGTTCTCGGGGACGGTGCCGGTGTCGGAGTGGATGTGGTTGTTGGTGGCGGCTCCGCACAGTGGGACGCCGTTCGAGGTGTTCGGCGCGGGTGGGATCGCGGTGGCGCTGTTGGGTGTGTGTTTGTTGGTGGGGCCCTACCTGCGTGGGGTGGGGTATCCGTTGGCCGCGGTGGGGGCGTGTGCGTTGACGGTGTACGTGGGCCACATCGTGGTGATTTGGGTCACGGACAACGGGTGGTTGTCGGGGACGCCGTTGTGGTGGGCGCAGGCGGAGGTCGCCTGGACGGTGCTGCTGGGGTCGCTGGTGTTCGCGACGGTGTGGCGGTTGTTGGTGGGGCGTGGGCCGTTGGAGGGGCCGTTGTCGGTGGCGTCGTCGTGGGCGGCGCGACGTATTCCGTGA